In Pyrus communis chromosome 11, drPyrComm1.1, whole genome shotgun sequence, the sequence AAGAGGGCCAATTTGACTTTGGAAAATTCAGAATTGTGAAATAATGTGCTAATTTGACTTTGGAAATGCTGTATGACAGATAATTGATTGGATCACTGACATCCATTTGTTCTGGGGTTTAGGATTGTTTCTCTACCAGACAACTTAGACTTCATATCTTCAACCATCGTGCCAGAGTGTTTCCCGTGGAGATGGTTTAGAAGCTGAAACActgagttctttttttttttttttttttttttttcctttgttttagtGAAGAACGGCGAATATAACCCAAAAGAGAAAACTACAAAACAACAGCAAAACTAGGTCGAGGGACTCTAGCAGCATCATCAATGAGATCTGGTCTAATCCAATCGGGAGGCTCATCAAAGACAAGAACGCAAATATCCATATTAAAACTCCAATTAGCCAACTAATCCACCACAATATAAACACCGAGTTCTTTTTCAATCAAGCGAACTGGGTAATTCAAGCAGAGCACCGATTTCATGTTTCTTTCTTGGCCTTTAGGGTCGAATGACAGTATTCGGTAGATCTGTGCTGTTTCTGCATATGTTTTTGTACATGTTTTAGCTGTGTTGGATTGTGTTATTGTATTTTTCTGTAAAAATTTGTAGCTCCTTACCAAAAACAGATACCTGCTGACTTTATTGTTGCCTCGACCTGGTCATCCAAAGTAAATTATACATGGAGATGATTCAACTTCTGCGCATGCGAgaagcttttttttattttttttattacggCACTACGTTCCTCTAATAGCACCCCTAAAGATCTTTCATTTATATTAAAACAACATATACCATTTGGTATTGAGTACTCCTTTTTTTCGTTTTCGAGTactcttttgtttgtttcttacaATTTATACGTTTGGCCAGTGTTGGTCTGGTCATTCTCCTGTTTGAATATAAATAAGGACATTATTTGACCGTAATGGCACCATGAAGATGAACTCATTCCATGCAAGTTGCTATCAAGCCAAAGGGGCATGAACGCTCAACAAATGTCGTCTGGTTGAGCAGCATATGAGATCTCTGTATGGTATTGCCGTTGACAAAACTATTCCTTTTCGTATATACTAATGCTCCACGTTTAGCGGGATATATAATTGTATCATAATTGAAGGAAGATCAAATTGCTGGCCATCATGCAGCATATGGAGTTGTTGTCGACACGAACATGAAAAGTCCTGGCTAGCACGTGTACAACGCTCCTCTCACAGATCACGTGACCCCGACGTGAAAGATATGCTGTGAGAGAAAGATTGTACACGTAATACGCCCGTTGAATGAAAGAGTTTTCAGGTGCAAGGAAACAAAATCCATGTAAATGTGTACAATGATGTAAAATAGCAAATTGACAAAATAGATAAGAATTCATGATCAACGAAATTAATCGTTTCTTTTGTGTATTGCTCCACTTGGTTGCCAAACCAATAAGATATAGTGACTGATGAAAAATGACAGCCAATAAACAGTAGAAACAGTTCATCTCTTTCAGATGctcaaaccaaaccgaaaagaAAGGGTAAAAGGCAAAAGAAGAATGCACACAGATAACACGGCACCCATGAAAACACGAAACCAATCCTTGTAAATGAACCTCGGCAATTCTTACAAATTGACAGCCGGTTCCACCTCGCCTTAGGCTTCAATCCAAACCCACATCTATCTACATGTTTTTCACACTTTCTCAGCCACTATGTGCACTCCCAGGCGCAGCCTCCTCTTTCAAATCCTTTTTTTCGTCTTTCTCCTCTGAGATGACATCTGAGCTATGTTCTTCGGCTGCTGTTGTCCCATCATTCCCCTCATTATATTCTGCAACCTGGGGAGCCTTAAATAGTTCGTCATTTTCTAGTTGGGCCAACTTCTCTTTCGATTCTCCCTTCAGAAGCTCTACCACCTCTAGCATAGTCAGTCTTCTCTCAGGCTGACTATGAGCACATAGTAGAGCCACAAAGACAACTCTTTTCAGCTCATCCTCTACATACTTTCCATTGAGTTTGGGATCTGCTATTTCATCAAACTTCCTCTCACAGGCCAATGGCAGTGCCCAATCAGTAATCGTGCGTTTCATTGTTACACTCACTTTCTCAATGGGTTTCTTGCCACTAGCAAGCTCGAGCAGGAGAATGCCGAAGCTGTAGACATCACAACTCTCTGATGCTTTCCCTAACATAGCATATTCAGGTGCAAGGTAGCCTAAGGTACCTTTAACTCTTGTGGTCACATGTGTAGCCCCATCCGGGATTAGCTTCGCAAAACCAAAATCAGCAACTTGAGCCTGAAAATCTGAATCAACTAACACATTGCTAGCTTTGATGTCTCTGTGGATTATATGTGGGGTTGCACGATGGTGAAGATAGCTggataaatcaaattaaaacaaTACTATGAGAGAGAATGGCAGAGAGAGGAGAAACAGCTTTTACAGTTAAAAAGAGGGAGAAACTTGGGTTCGGCACTTACGCAACTCCTTCAGCAGACCCAATTGCTATATTCATCCGCCGGGTCCAATCAAGAAGGCATTCAGCTGAGTGCTGGCCATGAAGATGGGAAAGTAAGCTCAAATTTGGCATGTAATCATATACAATTAAACGCTCTTGCCCTTCTGCACAATAGCCGCGTAAACTGAGCAGATTCTTGTGCCGGACTCGTGCCAGTATCTCCACCTCAACAGCAAACTCCATGTCTGCTTTGTTACTCCAGACTTTTAACCTTTTAACTGCAATCTGCATACATATCGGTAAACATTGTAATATAAgcattgatttcaaatctttggTTTTTGAAGGCAGAGGGTATCTTCAACTACTTAACATTTCATCTTTAGCACAGAGTTGAACATGGTAAATATTAGAGTGACTCTTAACTAATTATACATGGAATTAAACTGGCTTAGATTAATCATTTGCCTGATCTTTTCAGAAAGAGTAATGGACTTTAATAATTGTGCACATGATATAACTTTTACAAACTTGTTCTCTCTCAGATATCTAGATCATCGTAACAGTGGAATGGCTTGAACCAAGCAATCTGGTAGGTGCAGGTGCGAACTGCAGATATAGCGCCTCTAGAAGCCTTGTGCACTTCGTTACCTTTTAGCTAACAGTAAGTATAACTAATATGCCCAAATACTGGAACTGTTGATGCGGTTCTCAGTTGGGACGTGAGACTGATGGGTAGAAAATAATGAAATGAAAACTTATTATCGACATACATCAAGCATGCCTCATCTTAAGTAGCTATTAGTCAATCTTAAGAGTTTGTAGCATTAGTGCTCACCGCCAAATGACAATGAAAATCGACTTGCCTCATGTTTAGTAAAATTGGACAGGCATATACCCCACCCATGATACATGTACAAATACTATCTCCGTAGTATATCTTCCTCTCAGAGGGTGGATTCTACCATCTGAATGTAATAATGGTTTCACTTGTTTTGAGAACTAATCAGCACCATAATTTTGAACTATATTTCAAATGCACTGAACAGCTTATTTGCAGAGGTAATGCTTTATATTCGATCATTAAACcattaaaaaacataaaacagaAACTCTGAAAATCAAGACTAGACCTGGCTTGaaagagaggaaagaaaatCCTATTCCCTAATAAACTCACCCACAACAAAGAAATACCAAACTAGAACTTTCACTGTTTACAAATCAACATTTAGTAAAAAGATCACACCAGTGGTTCATAGATAGAGCATACGAGTGTTTTGTCCTTACAAGAGAGTCCAAACAATGCCTACACCTATGTCATCCTCCTACAGAGAAAAATTGGTCGCATCCCCAGTTTTTCGTTAGGCCTAATCCAAACATTTGATCTAAACCTAGCACTGAAACATCAAGGAATCATATTTAACCACAAAAGCCAGCTTTATGTAATCCTTCTAAATTCATAATATACCAATTCAAAAATTGAATTACTCCAGAATGCCAAACAATATTAAATTTCCTCTAAATCAAGCAATATAAGAAATTAACTTACATTTCCAAAATCTATAAACTTAATGGATTAAACAGTAAATATTATCAATGAGACTTCAGACATCTAACTAAAAATCAACAAACAGTATCCTTTTCCAGTTTGCACGTTTTAATAAAATCAAGAACAATGCCTAATCTTTGTTCttttcacaaaaagagaaaattaacaAGATCGATAATTATGTACTGTTGATGTTAACTGAGTAACCAACAGAGAtaacaaatataaacataaactgAAAAAGTTAGTGATTACTTGTGATCCATCCCAGAGCTGACCCCAGTAAACACTTCCAAATCCTCCCTCTCCAAGTTTGTTGTCataattaaaattgtttgttGCTGCGTGCAGTTCCTTCAAGGAAAAGACCCTCCATGTTGGCTGCTTCTTTCCTCGTACTTTTCTGCACATCAGATTTCCACCAAATCAAATTGAATGAGAGATATATACCAAATTAGATGTTTTAGTGAATCAATTTTCTTCTCAGCAAACAACCAACTGCTCTAAGCAGACGTATAATAGCAGAAAGCGTGCTCTATTACTAATAAACAGAAACCAAAGGCAACCCGAAATCCATAGCAAAGAGGCCAGCTAATAGGCAAATTCGAGTTGATACTTGAAACCCTTTTCTTGTTGCTGGAGAAAATGGAACTAAAAGGATGCATTACTGCTAAATGATTGTCAGTGGCCAAGTCATTAGAAACAGGACAGAACAAAAAACCAAGCATAGTTAATCCATTGATGCCTGTTTGTAATTTTGACTGGGTCGTTAAGATCCCACTCAACCTCAATTCTTTAGCCTATTATTTCCTCATTCGAAAGCTACATTTCGacatttgaattgaaaaattCCCCTTTCCTTCTCTGTTTATCTAGCTAAACCCAGAATGCAAATCCTCCATTCAAATTGCAACCcatagaaatattaaaatctaaGAAAAAACTCAGAACCTAAACCCACTTCAACTTTCATTTTATCATCCACATAATCATATCACAAGATTTTCTCCAAATAAGAATCCACtactaattaaataataaaacaatattcTTAAAACAAATCAACCAACAGAAATTATCAAATTCAGCTGGGAAATAAACAATGATTAACATACCGAGAAAATCCCCCTCCGCAACAAAACATTGGACGAAAAGCCATAGACAAACTCCCACCAACAAAACTCGATTATTCAGTCAATCAGAAAACGACCCCCACAAACCCAAATCagctcctttttcttctctcgTACTTTGGCCAAGCTCccttctgcttcttcttcttctgagtcttgtcaactctctctctctctctctagcttgtTGCAGAATGGAGCTGAGAGAAAAAGTAAAGCGGAAGCCGACGAAGAGGATGAGACGATACCAAGCTTGGAGCTTCGGTCATTGGGTTTGTTCGGTGGGCAAAAAGCTGCAGATTTTGGGCGAATGCTGCGCTTTTCTTTGAGAAGCTGAATGATAACAGACGGGGATTTGCAGAAAGTCCacacccttcttcttcttcaagcttccttcttctctcttctgtgttttttaaaagtttttggTCCACCTGTTACCATTTTcttcaatatttattttcaaaccgcacccaattttttattttttttcaaaacccaattttttatttcaaaccGCACCCAATTACGGTttgtatttaatatttttcatttaatttatttacagttttgtcatttttttcatatttattaGGGAGCGTTTTTGTTCACAAACCATAAACTATGCTCATTGTATGTACAATTATTTGCCAAGTATCATTTCACCTAAttctagttaattttttttcaaaattgaaaatgtgACATTTAAGTGAAGGAACACGTGACAAATGATTAGGTGTATAATAAGTATACACCATGATTTATAGTGGTAGCAAAAATGCTCCCTATTTACTTCTTTTGTTTAGCAGTGGTTACTAGTTTTGTAATTGAAATCAAAATAAGTAGTTAAATGTTTACGgattatttatgtatttttgggctaatgaaaattcaaaataagattGATATAAAATAAGAATTCAGTTAAAATATGTCTATCTATTTATATTCATATTATGTCTCGAATTTATGATAAATCAATAATATAGtttacttatattataatatatgaaTTGATAAAGCTATCACACTTAAGATTTATCTCGACTTATTTCTTAAATAAACACTCTATCACTCTGTCACTCTATCACTCTATCACTCTATCACTCTGTCATTCACTATGAGAACTAATCTTGGAGCATGAAGTGAAACTTTACACCATATTACTTTTGACTCAAAGGGTGACTTTCTTGGAAATAATTGAATTTGGGGCCGATGCATTACTGTTCCAAGTTCCAACTCATAATTAAGGTTTCGTTTGGAATAAAAGAAAGTAGTTACACATGCATGAGCGTTACAATTAATTGCATTAAAATATGATGTTATTGGTATGAATTTGGCTTTAAACCGTCCACTTCCTTGGTGGGGTTTCGTTTGTTCCAAACGGTGACAAAAGACATAAAACTATATAAAAGAAGGACAATAGTggttgagatttgcatgatttCTCGTTGTGATTCTTGAGaattgaaatcaatagaaatagtttttgagattgtccactatcaatcattttggtcattgggtgaaaaattatattaaattatgaaaaattatgttaaacaaaactatcctcaatttaataaacaataggccaaatGATTTGACCaaaattgaggatatttttgttattttattcttattttatagagatttttcacggaatgatcAAATTGATTAATTAGGGACAAACTCAGAGACCAATTCTAtctatttcaaatctcagggactaaAAATGAGGAGTTATCCAAATCTCAgtgaccattttgactaaaaaacctATTTAAAGATAtacgaagaaagttgaggttgcaccataaaattaattggtaatataaAGAGTAACTCAacttatttataaattcatgccTCCCATCAATaggagattcattctcaacatgccCCTTAcgtgtggtgaattttcaagtctaacacGGGGACTACACAATCAGGatgacgtggagcacgtgtggttgttgggtttcacaCGTGAGGCAGCCTGTTCTAATACCATGAagagaaagttgagattccatcataaaaccaattggcaatacgGGGAGTAACCCAACTTACATATAAATTCATGCAAGGTCCCTCGTCCCATCAACgtaagattcattctcaacagtaTACAAGTAGCTTTTATTTGCAAGTGATGACTCTGTTGCCTATTAGCTTTGCATACATGTCataatttaacatttaaaagactaaaatgtcATTATGCACTTTGTATTTTTCTCTGATGTCTTTGTGAGTCTTCCTGGCCTTGGCAATGGTGGATTGCCGTGAGAAAGCCATCAGCTGatccactttttttttaaggaaaaaaaaacacctaCATTACAAAATGTGGTAAGTGTAGATTTCCTctctagttttatttttcttttaaattctttCATGAG encodes:
- the LOC137707540 gene encoding PTI1-like tyrosine-protein kinase At3g15890 is translated as MAFRPMFCCGGGFSRKVRGKKQPTWRVFSLKELHAATNNFNYDNKLGEGGFGSVYWGQLWDGSQIAVKRLKVWSNKADMEFAVEVEILARVRHKNLLSLRGYCAEGQERLIVYDYMPNLSLLSHLHGQHSAECLLDWTRRMNIAIGSAEGVAYLHHRATPHIIHRDIKASNVLVDSDFQAQVADFGFAKLIPDGATHVTTRVKGTLGYLAPEYAMLGKASESCDVYSFGILLLELASGKKPIEKVSVTMKRTITDWALPLACERKFDEIADPKLNGKYVEDELKRVVFVALLCAHSQPERRLTMLEVVELLKGESKEKLAQLENDELFKAPQVAEYNEGNDGTTAAEEHSSDVISEEKDEKKDLKEEAAPGSAHSG